The following proteins are encoded in a genomic region of Oceanispirochaeta sp.:
- a CDS encoding sugar ABC transporter ATP-binding protein, with the protein MDKQSVITLRKVVKSFPGVKALKGFDLEIYRNEILGLVGENGAGKSTLMKVLIGMYQLDSGSMTLRGEKISLKDPQQAIYQGIGMVFQEGGMIPNLTIAENLYICHEQDFRSRGLISNKRMNEAAKEALAHVGLDISPSTAVSKLTAAQKQMVEIARLLLLCRMYGRENPILILDEPTTVLLEKEVKTLFRILKEIKKEATIILISHRLEEVIENSDRIVVLKDGDLVTEMPSSEADIPIIEQLMVGRELTEEHYRESEQLDIRDEVCFSVENLGIHGKFEPLSFNLRKGEIVSLVGLIGSGKEELCSAIAGVEKADQGKISVGGKVAHINSPKDSIIHKIGYIPIDRRKQGLATDMDVSENINLLVLDRFTKGGILNLKKERENAAYWAEKTRVKTPSLKQKCGNLSGGNQQKVVLSKWLTAASEVLLLEHPTRGIDVGAKDEIYHHIRELAKSGKAMLIMCDTLEEDIGLCNRMIIMKDGRFVKELECPRENKPTPADIISLIV; encoded by the coding sequence ATGGATAAACAGTCAGTCATTACTTTGCGCAAGGTCGTGAAAAGTTTTCCTGGAGTTAAGGCGCTCAAAGGCTTTGATCTGGAAATTTATAGAAATGAAATCCTCGGGCTTGTCGGTGAAAATGGAGCAGGGAAGTCAACACTGATGAAGGTTCTGATCGGAATGTACCAGCTGGATTCGGGAAGTATGACTCTTAGAGGAGAAAAGATTAGTCTAAAGGACCCTCAGCAGGCCATCTATCAGGGCATCGGTATGGTGTTTCAGGAAGGGGGCATGATTCCCAATCTGACCATTGCAGAGAATCTTTATATTTGTCATGAACAGGATTTCCGGTCACGGGGTCTTATCAGCAACAAGAGGATGAATGAAGCGGCTAAAGAAGCCCTGGCTCATGTCGGGCTGGATATTTCTCCTTCAACAGCTGTAAGCAAACTGACAGCTGCCCAGAAACAGATGGTGGAAATCGCAAGGCTACTCCTGCTCTGCCGTATGTACGGCAGGGAAAACCCGATTCTCATTTTGGATGAACCCACAACGGTTCTTCTGGAAAAAGAAGTGAAGACCCTGTTCAGGATTCTGAAGGAAATTAAAAAAGAAGCCACCATCATTCTGATATCACATCGCCTGGAAGAAGTTATTGAGAATTCCGATCGCATCGTCGTTCTGAAGGACGGGGATCTTGTCACTGAGATGCCCAGTTCTGAAGCGGATATTCCTATTATTGAACAGTTAATGGTCGGCCGGGAACTAACGGAGGAACATTATAGAGAGAGCGAGCAGCTGGATATAAGGGATGAAGTGTGTTTCTCTGTCGAGAATCTTGGGATTCATGGCAAGTTTGAGCCCCTCTCTTTCAACCTCAGGAAAGGGGAAATTGTAAGCCTAGTCGGTTTGATCGGTTCCGGGAAAGAAGAGCTCTGCTCCGCCATTGCCGGTGTGGAAAAGGCAGATCAGGGGAAGATTTCTGTGGGAGGCAAAGTCGCTCATATCAACAGTCCCAAGGACTCCATCATTCATAAAATCGGCTATATTCCCATTGACCGGCGGAAACAGGGACTTGCTACGGATATGGATGTCTCTGAAAACATCAATCTTCTTGTTCTGGACCGGTTTACAAAAGGCGGTATCCTCAATCTGAAAAAAGAGAGGGAAAATGCAGCTTATTGGGCAGAAAAGACGAGAGTGAAGACTCCTTCTCTCAAGCAGAAATGCGGTAACCTCAGCGGGGGAAATCAGCAAAAAGTCGTTCTATCAAAATGGTTGACCGCAGCCTCTGAAGTGCTGCTGCTGGAACATCCCACCAGGGGAATTGATGTCGGTGCCAAGGATGAGATTTATCACCATATCAGAGAGCTCGCCAAAAGCGGAAAGGCCATGCTGATTATGTGCGATACCCTTGAAGAAGACATCGGCCTGTGCAACCGCATGATCATCATGAAGGATGGTCGTTTCGTGAAAGAGTTGGAATGTCCAAGAGAGAATAAACCAACCCCTGCCGATATCATTTCCCTCATTGTTTAG
- a CDS encoding ureidoglycolate lyase, whose translation MNIIELTNENFSSFGKVLSGGNFEPVSLEEEFSWKDISGGLNLFSPSCTGQLNCRYRDRVLKKMESHSKTPEIMVALKGDSLLCVAPAGISKPVAEEIQCFSVAEGMALMMNTAVWHWIPYPLEESGSQFLVLFRDGTGGDDLHFHTLEQSIII comes from the coding sequence TTGAACATAATAGAATTGACAAATGAAAATTTTTCCAGCTTTGGTAAGGTCCTGAGTGGCGGAAATTTTGAGCCGGTCTCTTTGGAAGAAGAGTTTTCCTGGAAAGATATCTCAGGGGGCTTGAATCTGTTCAGTCCCTCCTGTACGGGGCAGCTGAACTGCAGATACCGGGATAGGGTCCTGAAAAAAATGGAAAGTCATTCCAAAACCCCTGAAATCATGGTCGCCCTTAAAGGTGACTCACTGCTCTGCGTGGCTCCTGCCGGGATATCGAAACCAGTGGCCGAAGAGATCCAGTGTTTTTCAGTGGCAGAAGGAATGGCGTTGATGATGAATACCGCCGTCTGGCACTGGATTCCCTATCCTTTGGAGGAGTCTGGTTCACAATTTCTTGTACTCTTTCGAGATGGGACCGGCGGAGATGACCTCCATTTTCACACTCTTGAGCAATCAATTATAATATAA
- a CDS encoding ABC transporter permease — MKNFLKNIKMGTANSEKKQIPSIYIALGMLVFFFLIFSIVNPSFFKRYNIMTIGTASVILLAVGLGQVFAILTGGIDLSVGGIMSLVSVVFMITLEPLGYGAYPVSLAAGLAAGFLNGFLNSKLRIPSFITTLGTGGIFISIAFMISEKPLSAPASRFDILELVNGSVGGVKNIMIIGLVIFALFFVIQKYTITGRHIMFLGSNEKMSWMSGLDIFKLRVVAFTLSGLGAGLAGIMLSATLYSGYSTLGTVYVLNSIATVVVGGTAMTGGAGGVLNTLVGALILSVLNNGMNVIGVDVYAQQSFLGVLIIIAVAISFDRKKLTVIK, encoded by the coding sequence ATGAAAAATTTTCTGAAAAATATAAAAATGGGAACTGCAAACTCTGAAAAGAAGCAGATACCCTCCATATATATTGCTCTTGGAATGCTAGTATTCTTTTTTTTGATCTTTTCAATAGTGAATCCTTCCTTTTTCAAAAGGTATAACATCATGACAATCGGAACGGCCAGTGTTATTTTACTGGCTGTCGGCCTGGGTCAGGTCTTTGCAATTCTTACCGGCGGTATTGACCTCTCTGTTGGCGGGATAATGTCTCTTGTCTCGGTTGTGTTTATGATCACTCTGGAACCACTGGGGTATGGTGCCTATCCCGTGAGCCTGGCTGCGGGTCTGGCAGCTGGTTTCCTGAACGGATTTTTAAATTCCAAACTCAGGATTCCCTCGTTCATAACAACACTGGGCACGGGGGGAATCTTTATCAGTATTGCCTTTATGATTTCTGAAAAACCTCTGTCAGCCCCGGCATCACGGTTTGATATACTGGAACTGGTTAACGGATCTGTGGGAGGAGTCAAGAATATCATGATCATTGGTCTGGTCATCTTTGCCCTCTTTTTTGTGATTCAAAAATATACGATAACCGGACGGCATATCATGTTTCTGGGAAGTAATGAAAAGATGTCCTGGATGAGCGGTCTTGATATATTCAAACTGCGTGTGGTGGCTTTTACCTTGTCAGGTTTAGGTGCCGGACTGGCCGGAATTATGCTTTCGGCCACTCTTTACAGCGGATATTCTACCCTGGGAACAGTCTATGTCCTCAATTCCATCGCAACCGTTGTGGTAGGTGGAACAGCCATGACCGGGGGAGCCGGCGGTGTTCTCAACACCCTTGTGGGAGCCCTGATCCTCAGTGTTCTGAACAATGGAATGAATGTGATCGGTGTGGATGTATATGCGCAGCAGAGTTTTCTGGGTGTTCTTATTATCATTGCGGTAGCTATCAGTTTTGATAGAAAAAAATTAACAGTAATCAAGTAG
- a CDS encoding sugar ABC transporter substrate-binding protein, translating to MKSKSLTLVLAGLFILSFGLFAAGQQEGSKSDDKITLGTSIRTLQNPYQANYKVGGDLFGATVGMEQVVLTCEGSSEKQLNDIKALVAKTGAKMVLMVDPNEAPNVVPIGRAMEDAGVYWVSWWNKPDEVKVMDYPHWVAHISYDGLGGGEFTAQALIDSIGGQGKIIALQGMLANSVAQNRFKGLQNVLAKNPGVELVAYEAADWDRSIAYDKTLSMLVANPDIKGVWAANDNMALGALEALRSKGLAGKVLVTGLDGVDEIMTAIQNGEAAATVYNDSKYQAGIAHALALAAYRGELDVASLPAEKRQFFANAVNVDANNVQEVIDVYVNGTPKYDYTDLFGAWARAMK from the coding sequence ATGAAAAGTAAATCGTTGACTCTGGTTCTTGCAGGATTATTTATCCTGTCGTTCGGCCTGTTTGCTGCAGGACAGCAAGAAGGAAGTAAATCTGATGACAAGATCACTCTGGGAACATCAATCAGGACCCTGCAAAATCCCTATCAGGCGAATTATAAAGTTGGTGGAGACCTTTTTGGTGCAACAGTTGGGATGGAACAAGTTGTGCTGACCTGTGAAGGCAGCAGTGAAAAACAGCTGAATGACATCAAAGCTCTTGTTGCCAAAACAGGAGCTAAAATGGTTCTGATGGTTGACCCTAATGAAGCACCAAATGTTGTTCCTATCGGAAGAGCCATGGAAGATGCCGGTGTATATTGGGTATCATGGTGGAATAAACCAGACGAAGTTAAAGTTATGGATTATCCCCACTGGGTTGCTCATATTTCTTATGATGGTCTGGGTGGCGGTGAGTTTACAGCACAGGCTCTTATTGATTCTATCGGTGGTCAGGGAAAAATCATAGCGCTCCAGGGAATGCTGGCCAATTCAGTCGCACAGAACAGATTTAAAGGTTTGCAGAATGTACTTGCCAAGAACCCCGGTGTTGAACTGGTTGCTTATGAAGCTGCCGACTGGGATCGATCTATCGCTTATGACAAGACCTTGAGCATGCTTGTTGCCAATCCCGACATCAAGGGTGTGTGGGCTGCCAACGACAATATGGCTCTTGGTGCACTGGAAGCTCTGAGAAGCAAAGGTCTGGCTGGAAAGGTACTGGTTACAGGTCTGGATGGTGTAGATGAAATCATGACTGCTATTCAGAATGGTGAAGCTGCTGCCACTGTATACAACGATTCCAAGTATCAGGCAGGAATTGCTCACGCACTGGCCCTCGCCGCATACCGAGGAGAATTGGATGTTGCCTCCCTTCCTGCAGAAAAAAGACAGTTTTTTGCTAATGCAGTCAATGTTGATGCAAACAATGTTCAGGAAGTCATAGACGTTTATGTCAATGGTACACCCAAATATGATTATACAGATCTCTTTGGCGCCTGGGCTCGGGCAATGAAATAG
- a CDS encoding ROK family transcriptional regulator, which produces MNLSTKQNNRKAVLNYIKDKSEISIAEISLETKISKPTIQKILNYYEEQNLVVIAGTGNSTEEGGKKPLLYMFNKNFATILNVHIGPSFVYGAIANMRAELVHTVNLERPNDHQENSFQMVVSILKDFLSHDLVRQSPAVAIVIAMPGIIDSINGISVYSPHYPNWAQQFPLRDYIHESLSVDIPIYVDCVNRYQALEEYQNGKARNIRTFVMIDAMDEGVGAGIFVDNQIRSGYQHFAGEVGHMVLQPFDGPECICGGRGCFESLVSVKNMRRLMAGDKALARQFQGLSDMPDAQLMDILFGGGRENNEACLDVLDQLAFWFASGFNNIMMVNDPELIILEGIYKDAGSLFLEMILKHIDKMSFINVKKQTKIEFSSFGPERGIAGAAVFGVQNYFMQLFQS; this is translated from the coding sequence ATGAACCTCTCAACCAAGCAAAATAATAGAAAAGCAGTACTCAATTATATAAAAGATAAATCAGAGATATCAATTGCTGAAATTTCCCTCGAAACAAAAATAAGTAAACCGACGATACAGAAGATCCTGAATTATTATGAGGAACAGAATCTGGTTGTCATTGCAGGGACGGGTAATTCCACTGAAGAAGGGGGCAAAAAACCTCTCCTGTATATGTTCAATAAAAACTTCGCCACCATATTAAATGTCCATATCGGACCTTCTTTTGTTTATGGGGCTATCGCCAATATGAGGGCAGAACTGGTTCATACTGTCAACCTTGAAAGACCGAATGACCATCAGGAAAATTCTTTCCAGATGGTTGTTTCCATTCTTAAGGACTTTTTATCCCATGACCTGGTGAGGCAGAGTCCTGCTGTTGCCATTGTGATCGCCATGCCGGGAATTATTGACAGCATTAATGGAATCTCAGTGTACTCCCCCCATTATCCAAATTGGGCGCAGCAGTTTCCTCTTCGAGATTATATTCATGAATCACTGTCTGTTGATATTCCTATTTATGTTGATTGTGTTAATCGTTACCAGGCCCTGGAGGAATATCAAAACGGAAAAGCTAGAAATATCAGAACATTTGTCATGATCGATGCCATGGATGAAGGCGTGGGTGCCGGGATTTTTGTGGATAATCAGATCCGGAGCGGGTATCAGCATTTTGCCGGTGAAGTCGGACATATGGTACTCCAGCCATTCGATGGTCCTGAATGTATCTGTGGAGGACGAGGCTGTTTTGAGTCCTTGGTCTCGGTGAAGAATATGAGACGTCTCATGGCAGGGGATAAGGCTCTTGCACGTCAGTTTCAGGGCCTATCAGACATGCCGGATGCTCAGTTGATGGACATTCTTTTTGGTGGCGGTCGGGAGAATAATGAAGCTTGTCTTGACGTTCTGGATCAATTAGCATTCTGGTTTGCTTCCGGATTCAATAACATCATGATGGTGAATGATCCTGAACTCATTATTCTGGAGGGGATATACAAGGATGCTGGTTCTTTATTTCTTGAAATGATTTTGAAACATATTGATAAAATGAGTTTCATCAATGTAAAGAAGCAGACAAAAATTGAGTTTTCATCTTTTGGTCCTGAACGAGGCATCGCAGGTGCTGCAGTATTCGGTGTTCAGAACTATTTCATGCAACTGTTTCAGAGTTGA
- a CDS encoding zinc-binding dehydrogenase has translation MKAVAVIEPGKVEIVELPKPELKPYEVLVQTEASFICNATDRKVIDGHFPNMGPDSYPLILGHESVGRVVEIGSKVSSFKIGDRTIGGLLLNPPGGRFKSGWGGHSQFILITDDQALKNDGLDDEEHGWNDSLQIMQKVPEDISIEAAGLLCTWREVYAGMFTDFNLKKGQDIVVFGAGPVGLSFVKFARLSGLNKIISIDPLENKRAKALEMGADFAVSPDSPELKSILKKQKQGFDVVVDAVGHENIINAGISMIKMAGTICVYGVVGSPEINLKKNTGPYNFNLLIHQWPTRHAEAAAQEPLIEWIR, from the coding sequence ATGAAAGCTGTAGCAGTCATAGAACCGGGAAAAGTTGAAATTGTGGAATTGCCGAAACCTGAATTAAAACCCTATGAGGTCCTGGTTCAAACGGAGGCGTCATTTATCTGCAATGCCACGGACCGGAAGGTCATTGATGGTCATTTTCCGAATATGGGACCCGATTCATATCCCCTGATTCTGGGGCATGAGTCTGTGGGACGGGTGGTGGAGATTGGTTCCAAAGTCTCCTCTTTTAAAATCGGTGACAGGACCATCGGCGGCTTGCTGCTGAATCCTCCTGGAGGCAGGTTCAAATCCGGATGGGGAGGTCATTCCCAGTTTATTCTGATTACAGATGATCAGGCCTTGAAAAATGACGGTCTGGATGATGAGGAACATGGTTGGAATGATTCCCTTCAGATTATGCAAAAAGTCCCTGAAGACATTTCCATTGAAGCGGCGGGCCTGCTTTGTACCTGGCGCGAGGTCTATGCCGGAATGTTTACAGATTTCAACCTGAAAAAGGGGCAGGATATCGTTGTTTTCGGAGCTGGACCTGTGGGTCTCAGTTTTGTAAAATTTGCACGACTCAGCGGTCTGAACAAGATCATTTCCATTGATCCTCTGGAGAATAAAAGAGCCAAAGCCCTGGAGATGGGTGCTGACTTTGCCGTGTCTCCAGACAGTCCGGAATTAAAGTCTATATTAAAAAAACAGAAACAGGGATTCGATGTTGTCGTCGATGCCGTGGGGCATGAAAATATTATAAATGCCGGCATCTCTATGATAAAGATGGCCGGGACAATCTGTGTGTACGGAGTCGTCGGCTCTCCAGAGATTAATCTGAAAAAAAACACCGGACCATACAATTTTAATCTGCTGATTCATCAATGGCCGACCAGGCATGCCGAAGCCGCCGCTCAGGAACCCCTGATAGAGTGGATCAGAA
- a CDS encoding ABC transporter permease yields the protein MGLFVKFREASSVSGQLISLLIVIVLFTIGTGGRYLSLENFVTILSLAGIPMIISLGVHQIIIMGGMDLSLEGIIALCAVISGLLIKNQVTSIDIGMGIFPVVIIVGLVCGVFSGMINTKLKMPSFIATLGISWITFGLAVIFSGGISIPLEDLRFQNIMNGKFFGIPNITLIALAIFAVLYVFQKKTSIGKHMYAIGGDEILAKQAGVNVDRVKIIVFAMGGAIYGIAALFLVARLNSSAARLGNNLLFPAMTAVAVGGVSLSGGVGTALNAILGTLIVTALNNGMVLMHVSPYLQTAVNGIVLITAVALTIDRKKIGLIK from the coding sequence ATGGGATTATTTGTTAAATTTAGAGAGGCCTCCAGCGTTTCAGGTCAGTTGATCTCTCTCCTTATTGTCATAGTCTTGTTTACAATCGGTACTGGTGGACGGTATCTGTCTCTTGAAAACTTTGTAACAATTCTAAGTCTAGCCGGGATTCCCATGATCATCAGTCTCGGTGTTCATCAGATTATTATTATGGGAGGCATGGACTTGTCCCTGGAAGGAATCATCGCACTCTGTGCAGTTATCAGCGGATTGCTGATTAAAAACCAGGTTACATCTATAGATATTGGTATGGGAATATTTCCAGTTGTCATCATTGTAGGTCTGGTCTGCGGTGTGTTCAGCGGGATGATTAATACAAAGTTAAAAATGCCCTCATTTATTGCCACTCTGGGTATCAGCTGGATAACCTTCGGTCTGGCCGTCATTTTCAGCGGGGGAATCTCAATCCCTCTTGAAGATCTCAGGTTCCAGAATATTATGAATGGAAAATTTTTTGGCATCCCCAACATTACATTAATTGCCCTGGCCATTTTTGCTGTCCTGTATGTCTTTCAGAAAAAGACAAGTATTGGAAAGCACATGTATGCCATAGGCGGTGATGAGATCCTGGCTAAGCAGGCCGGAGTCAATGTTGATAGAGTCAAAATCATCGTTTTTGCCATGGGGGGAGCCATTTATGGAATCGCTGCCCTGTTTCTGGTGGCCAGGCTGAACAGCTCTGCGGCCAGGTTGGGAAATAACCTTTTGTTTCCTGCCATGACTGCCGTAGCCGTCGGCGGTGTATCACTCTCAGGTGGTGTCGGTACGGCGTTGAATGCCATTCTGGGCACCCTGATCGTCACCGCTCTGAACAATGGGATGGTTCTGATGCATGTCAGTCCCTATCTTCAGACAGCAGTCAACGGCATCGTGCTGATTACTGCCGTTGCCCTGACCATCGACAGAAAAAAAATCGGTCTTATCAAATAA
- a CDS encoding alcohol dehydrogenase catalytic domain-containing protein: MRQAVMTSPGTIEFKEVSQPEAGPGEVLVKVMSIGVCGSDVHVYHGLHPYTSYPVVQGHEVSCEVVRPGEGGSGFAPGDKVTIEPQVSCGKCFSCRSGLYNICDELKVLGFQTTGCASDYFVAPAAKLVKLDPTMKHDHGALMEPLSVAVRAVNQAFSAAEGGIKGKQVLVYGAGPIGNLVAQAAKGMGASKVMISDLNDFRLEKAKACGVERTNNPSRENLVEQVDEFFGKDRKADVIFECVGVGSTMDSAIDIARKGTPIVVVGVFGKKAEIDMARVNENELKLLGTARYVLEDFEIAKDLVASAKVHLDPLVTDVFEFEKYKDAYLKIQNEAATTMKVVVRVNP; encoded by the coding sequence ATGAGACAGGCAGTCATGACGTCCCCCGGGACAATAGAATTCAAAGAAGTTTCCCAACCCGAGGCAGGACCGGGCGAGGTTCTTGTAAAGGTAATGAGCATCGGCGTCTGCGGTAGCGATGTGCATGTGTATCATGGGCTTCATCCCTATACCTCTTATCCCGTGGTTCAGGGGCATGAAGTGTCCTGTGAAGTTGTGAGACCCGGTGAGGGGGGCAGCGGGTTTGCTCCCGGTGATAAGGTCACCATTGAACCACAGGTTTCCTGCGGTAAGTGTTTTTCCTGTAGAAGCGGTCTCTATAATATATGTGATGAACTCAAGGTCCTGGGATTTCAGACAACTGGTTGTGCCTCAGACTATTTTGTGGCTCCGGCAGCCAAGCTGGTGAAGCTCGACCCTACCATGAAGCATGATCATGGGGCCCTGATGGAGCCCCTCTCTGTGGCAGTGAGAGCCGTGAACCAGGCCTTTTCGGCAGCTGAAGGCGGAATCAAGGGTAAGCAGGTCCTGGTCTATGGCGCCGGCCCTATAGGAAATCTCGTAGCTCAGGCTGCCAAAGGAATGGGAGCCTCGAAGGTTATGATTTCTGATTTAAATGATTTTCGCTTAGAAAAAGCCAAAGCTTGCGGTGTCGAGAGAACTAATAATCCATCTAGAGAGAATCTGGTTGAACAGGTGGATGAATTTTTTGGGAAAGATAGAAAGGCTGATGTGATTTTTGAATGTGTCGGAGTCGGGTCAACCATGGACAGCGCCATCGATATCGCCCGTAAAGGGACACCCATCGTTGTAGTCGGCGTATTCGGAAAAAAAGCCGAAATAGACATGGCCAGGGTGAACGAGAATGAGCTTAAGCTGCTGGGAACCGCCCGATATGTTCTGGAAGATTTCGAGATTGCAAAAGACCTTGTGGCCTCAGCCAAGGTTCATCTTGACCCTTTGGTGACAGATGTTTTTGAGTTTGAAAAATACAAGGATGCCTATCTGAAGATCCAGAATGAGGCTGCCACAACGATGAAGGTTGTTGTTCGGGTAAACCCATGA
- a CDS encoding SDR family NAD(P)-dependent oxidoreductase codes for MDLGLTGKQVFITGGSVGIGLAVAKAFAREGAAVAIGARNKERVETEAANIAREFGVKTLGITMDVNKPEDIEQGRLIIEKEFGGIDILINNAGSGTEEKVMDTPDEKWYAIWDLHVMSAIRTTRAFVPYMKKRGGGVILNTASICATQPLWYEPIYNTTKAALVMLDKCLANELVGDNIRVNTISPGLVLTPDWWKTAGILAEKEGITAQEYLDNLAHDLAPIDRFASPEEVAETFVFMASEKSSYTTGSNFFVDGGWLNTI; via the coding sequence ATGGATTTAGGATTAACAGGAAAGCAGGTCTTTATCACTGGTGGTAGTGTCGGGATTGGACTGGCCGTTGCAAAAGCATTTGCCCGTGAAGGTGCAGCTGTGGCAATCGGCGCCAGAAATAAAGAGAGAGTTGAAACAGAAGCAGCCAATATAGCCCGGGAGTTCGGTGTGAAAACTCTGGGTATTACTATGGATGTGAACAAACCTGAAGACATTGAACAGGGACGGTTGATAATAGAAAAAGAATTCGGCGGCATCGATATCCTGATCAACAATGCAGGATCGGGTACAGAAGAGAAGGTGATGGATACCCCGGATGAAAAATGGTATGCCATCTGGGATCTCCATGTGATGAGTGCCATCAGGACTACCAGAGCCTTTGTTCCCTACATGAAAAAAAGGGGTGGTGGAGTGATCCTCAATACCGCTTCCATCTGTGCTACCCAGCCCTTATGGTATGAGCCTATCTATAATACTACCAAGGCCGCCCTTGTGATGCTGGACAAATGCCTGGCCAACGAACTGGTCGGTGACAATATTCGGGTGAATACCATCAGCCCCGGATTGGTTCTGACTCCTGACTGGTGGAAGACCGCAGGTATTCTAGCGGAAAAAGAAGGGATCACAGCCCAGGAATATCTGGACAATCTGGCTCATGATCTTGCACCTATCGATCGTTTTGCCAGTCCGGAGGAAGTCGCTGAGACCTTTGTCTTTATGGCATCAGAGAAATCTAGTTATACCACCGGTTCCAACTTTTTTGTGGACGGCGGCTGGTTGAACACCATCTAA
- a CDS encoding ROK family protein: MRRTVKQNNRKVILDLIRKVQVFSIADISLETGISKTTVKKVLDYYIGNMLVKEAGKGGSSDEGGKRPSLFQFNKDFGFIISVHFGPDFIKGMLSNMLGESVHTCHFAVNKLQVTDFVDLIVKLVHDFKDLKVLDNRPILSCVLGLPGIVDPKNGLSIYSPHYNDWGSNVPVLSMIKKKLQIDIPFYVENINRYQAFAEKIIGSAQNVDNFLIIDAIEEGVGAGVVINGTIRHGKHNFSGEIGHMVLSPGEEDTCICGGHGCFEALVSRTRIEKLIMKGRNEYPGSLIFHQAKTFELEDLFKAADQKDLLAREVLKDIAYWFSQGVNNVIMINDPQLVIIQGIYTRAGEWFLESIRQNLNQLSYPAIGRSLKLIYSELGQDRGVIGGAVYAIWDYFETTKIYDMVT; encoded by the coding sequence ATGAGGCGGACAGTCAAGCAGAATAACCGGAAAGTCATTCTGGACCTTATCAGAAAGGTCCAGGTGTTTTCCATTGCTGATATTTCTCTGGAAACAGGGATCAGTAAAACGACTGTCAAAAAAGTTCTGGATTATTACATAGGGAATATGCTTGTAAAGGAAGCCGGAAAAGGCGGATCTTCCGATGAAGGTGGGAAGAGACCGAGTCTCTTTCAATTCAACAAGGATTTCGGCTTTATCATCTCCGTTCATTTCGGCCCGGATTTCATCAAGGGTATGCTCAGCAATATGCTTGGAGAGTCGGTACATACCTGCCATTTTGCTGTAAATAAACTGCAAGTCACTGATTTTGTCGATTTGATTGTCAAACTGGTGCATGATTTTAAAGACCTTAAGGTATTGGATAACAGACCTATCCTGTCCTGTGTTCTGGGGCTCCCCGGGATAGTTGATCCCAAGAATGGCCTTTCCATCTATTCACCTCACTACAATGACTGGGGCAGTAATGTGCCTGTCCTGTCCATGATCAAGAAAAAACTTCAGATAGATATTCCCTTCTATGTTGAAAATATAAACAGGTACCAGGCTTTCGCCGAAAAAATTATCGGCAGTGCACAGAATGTCGATAATTTTCTGATCATTGATGCTATTGAAGAGGGCGTTGGTGCAGGGGTTGTTATCAATGGAACCATACGCCATGGGAAGCACAATTTTTCCGGGGAAATCGGACATATGGTTTTGTCCCCTGGAGAAGAAGACACATGTATCTGTGGCGGTCACGGCTGTTTTGAGGCTTTGGTTTCCCGTACCAGAATTGAGAAGCTCATTATGAAGGGGCGAAATGAATATCCCGGATCGCTCATTTTCCATCAGGCAAAAACATTTGAGCTGGAAGACCTCTTTAAGGCCGCGGATCAAAAAGATTTGCTAGCCCGTGAAGTTCTGAAAGATATTGCCTACTGGTTTTCTCAGGGGGTGAATAATGTGATCATGATTAATGATCCACAGCTGGTCATCATTCAAGGAATTTATACAAGAGCCGGTGAATGGTTTCTAGAGTCAATCAGACAGAATCTTAACCAGCTTTCTTATCCTGCAATAGGACGGAGTCTTAAACTTATTTATTCTGAACTCGGCCAGGATCGAGGTGTTATTGGCGGCGCTGTTTATGCCATCTGGGACTATTTTGAAACAACAAAAATCTACGACATGGTTACATGA